From the Rhea pennata isolate bPtePen1 chromosome 1, bPtePen1.pri, whole genome shotgun sequence genome, the window GCAGCTTCAGCGATAGCAATATCCCTGCTCGGCTCAGAGGGCGCCAGGGGCTTCTCGCATATGAGGCTGAGGTTTCTGGAGCGCCGCAGACCTTCCCTGGGCCTTTTTGAACATCTCTTGGATGGCCTGCTTCTTCATGGTGGCCTATTCTAACTGTTTCATCCATTGCCAGGTTTGTGGGGAACCGTTGTGTCTTTGGCTCCAGATCTGCAAAGCTCAGAGCGAAGGAAAAAGTCAGGGaaataagcagcaaaaaagTGTTTTCGTGTTTCCCTGAGCATTACTGGACATCTCCGTATGCAGGGGAAGAAGTGTTTGTGGAAGATGGTCAAGCGAAGTACTTGCCTGGgtgagaagaaagcagaagaaccagacacaagaaaaagcagaaccTGCTGGGCAGAGATGGTGTGGGATGCGTCTCAGTTCCTTGTGTTGAGAACAGAGTGGTTTCCAAAgttatatttggattttttcagATGTTGCAGATTAGACAGGGCATGAGCGTGCGGTTTCTTTCCACGTTCCTGGGATGCGCGAGCCTCGGCCAATGAGGCTTGTGGTCTGCTTCCCAAACGCATTAAGTGGGACGAGCAAACGGAGGGAGACATCAGTGGGGAGCGTTTCTGTGCCACGTCCACGGAGGCCAGGCAACAGCTGGCTCTGTCTAATCCACCCCTGGGAGCAAGCAATTGGGATTATCCTGTGTGATGATGAGTTGGGAGGATCACTTCACCCCTTCTCCGTCTGATAGGACTTGTCAGGTCACTTTCTTCACAGTGGAGCTCCACTTCAGGAAGAGATAGTCCTGGCTGATGGCATCTAGAAGCACAGCGTTGCCTCCCTCTTGCCTAGGATGTCTTGTTTCATGTAGCCTGGTGGTGCCAGGTTAGAGCTGTGCGCTGTCACCTAAAGCCACGCAAGGATTTGGACACTCAGGGCACGTACCAGGCTCAGTAAAATCATACGAGAGCACTTTTACCCAAATCCTTCATCCCACGGTCGCTCCTGCTTACTGAGCTCCCGCAGTGGCTTCAGCCGCCCGTAACCCTGTTTCTGCCGGCTCCCCTCCAGCTGCGCCAGCCTCACCGCCCGCCTCCGTGcccctcctgcctctgcctttgTGCACAGGGAGATGAAAGCGGAGACTGTTTCGGGACTTTCTCAAAAGGGATGCTTTCAAAGGGACAGTTGTCATTAGCCGTGTGAGTTGTAGACATGGGGACAATAGTCATTTCAGTCCGGTTTGGGCAGCTGGCCAGCAAGACGGACTGGATTACCTCTCCCAGCAGCaggccctggggctgctccgTCCTCCGGGCTTAACTAGAGGACTACGGTGTGGAGGATGGTTGGGTTCTGCTTCTCGCCTGGTGTTTAGGTTCCCCTTTTACCCAGCGTTAGTGGGCAGGATTTTAATGAGTTTCACTTGGTTCAGCTCAGGGAAAACCGCTGGGCTGCAAGACGAAGCCTTGTGTCGGCGGGTGTCTGCAGCCACTTCTGTGTTGAGATTGTGATGgggtgcagcagtgctgggccaTCAAGGGAATCGCTGCCCATCGCCCGGGATCAAACCAGCTCATTTTGCAAAAAACGAGGCAAAACCGTTTTGTTTTGCAGCCTGGCCGATGGACTGGCTAAGTGATCGTGTGTCAGTTTGATCGTGGGCTGTCTCCAGCATACAAAAGGGCCCTTGTTCCTCCTAAAACAGGGCAATGCCAGACTGTGCACGTCTGCAGTGACTGTTTGTAGCTGATTTTTCCAGCCTTAGCCAGTTATTCCCATGTGTGAACTGGTCTTGTGCAAGCATAGATGGACTTTCTGGTGATGGTAATGCTGGAAAGGCAGTTCTCAAGGCCAGAGAGCAGGACCAGCCAGATGGTCACCATCCTCTTAACACAAGAAAACCCTGCAATTTCTCTTCTGGAGCCCcttggtattaaaaaaaaacagcagcagcaacaaaccAACTCTTTCCTCCTAAATTAAGATAGGGCAACTAAAGGGTGAAGGTGCAGGACACTCTTCCATTGGCAAGGCTTTATTATAGGGGTCTCCAGATGCTGTGGTGATGTTTGTTCTGCCAGGAGGACGTGGAGGACCTATGAAATCACTGCCCTGCCAGTCACGAGACTGCTTGCTGAACAagttcccttttcttccctctctgcctgTGGTTTTGTAGGATGCACGTTTCACAGTGCCCAACTGTGTCTTTTCTCATGGATGGTTGACCACAGAACAGAGTGTACTTCCCGTTCTGTAACTCAGGAGACCAGATTTGGTCCTGCCAGGAAAGGTGGTTTGGGGCACTGAACTAGGCTGCAGAAGGTCTGAGTTTAACATTCAGGTATGGCCTAGATTTCTTGGTGACTTTAGACCAGTTTGGTTCCTTCTCTGTGCTGCAGATgtaaaatgtggaaaaataaaactcccTTTATCTGATAGACCGTAAGTCCTACACGTGAGGGGCTGCCTTGCTTGTGTTGACACCAACACGATGAGGCCCTGATCTCGATGGCGACACGATGTCCTGGCGTGAGGTGTGCACTGCCACCGGTCAGGTCATTGTCACGTGTGTTGCAATGGCATTGCCTGCCACACAGTGAGCCGTGCTTACAGGTGGCTCTCGAATAGACACACCTAGGTGCTGATGGCAACATTGacaagaggagagaggaggtgTGCAAATATCATAGTAATGATGAAAATGTTGGGCTCTGGAAAGTACCACATCCCTGCGGCAGTGTGGTTTTCTCATCTAATCCACCTCTTCCGGGGAATCCTCACCTCTGTGTCCTAActgcctctttccttttcccccagGGTAATGGCGAACTTAACAACTCCTCAGGCCTGGACCAGAATCGTCAACACCTCCTTGGTGACAAGCAGCACAGGAGACAACACGTACAAGTGTGTATTTGATGAAGACTTCAAGTAcatcctgctgcctgtctcCTACGGCATCGTGTGCGTGGTGGGGCTGTTCCTCAATCTTCTGGCCCTCTATGTCTTCATCTTCAGGATCAAGACATGGAATGCCTCCACCACATACATGTTCAACCTGGCTGTGTCTGACACACTCTACGTGGTCTCCCTGCCCCTCCTGGTGTACTACTATGCCATGGGGGACAACTGGCCGTTCAGTGTGGGCTTGTGTAAGATAGTCCGCTTCCTGTTTTACACCAACCTCTACTGCAGcatccttttcctcctctgtatcAGCGTCCATCGATTCCTGGGCATCTGCTTCCCGCTGAAATCACTGCAGTGGGGCCACGTTCGCTATGCCCGGAGAGTGTCAGTCATCGTGTGGGTGGTCACTGTGGTGTGCCAGTCACCCGTGCTCTTCTTCGTCACTACCAGCATGAAGCGCGACAGTGTCACCTGCCACGACACATCCAGGAAGGACCTCTTTGGCCAGTTTGTCATTTACAGTTCAGTGATGCTGGTGCTTCTTTTCTGCATCCCTTTTCTCACCATCATCGTGTGCTATTGCCTAATGGCTCGGAGGCTGCTACAGCCCACACGGGGTACCTCCCGGATGTCTCAGTCCAAAAGGAAGTCAGTTAAGATGATAATCATAGTGCTTGTGGTCTTcattgtttgctttcttccGTTCCACATCACTCGTACCTTGTACTACTCCTTCCGGAGCTGGGACTTAAGTTGTCAGACTCTCAATGCTATCAATTTAGCCTATAAGGTGACCAGACCCTTAGCTAGCACCAACAGTTGCTTGGATcccattttatatttcttagcAGGACAAAGATTTATGAAATTTGCAGGCAACAAAATGCCAGGGAAACCCCAAAATGAAATGGCCTTGGGAGTCACGCCCACTGCTCAGTTGAAAACCAGCAACGACACAGACATGATATCCAAGGATGGAAAGTCCTAGGTCTTCTCCATCGCGTTGCGGTGAGTACCCTTTCGCCAGTGGAAGGGTTTGTCCTGTGTGTGAACGGAATTGGTGATCCTTGGGTCTCCCGAGGCCTGTGGTGGTTTGCAGTGCCCTGACTTGCACCCACTTCAGCATGATCCCTGTTAAATGCACTCCTATGCAAGCTGCCATTTTGAACAATTTAAAGGAAGACATGGTTGTGGTTATACCGAGAAACTCCGTATCTGTGTCTCTTCTGCCAAACCTGCTCATCTGCTCAACACCGAATGGCATCTCCCCAATGGTGAGTGTTGGAGACCTCTATGATGGTGGCAAAATGTGCTAGAAAATCATGCCCTGaatatttaagattattttctaaACCAGAAACTTTTCAAGCAAAAGGCCtccaaaaactgaagaaaatacatttgcctttctccagaTTCCCTGGCACATTGTTAGCAAGTGTTTATCCGAAGTTTTGTGTGTCTTGGCAAGGGAAGAAAGGCTTTCGATCGATGAGGAGTGTCAGCTGTGGTTTTAATAAACAGGTCGATAAAAATATCAAGTGCAAATACCACCCAGGAAGCAGGGAAGGGACTCTCACAACTTTGACAGCCCTTAAGAAATGTTCCCCCAGCTACTGCCCATGCCTCTGCTGGACTAGCCAGGAAGGGATTTTGAGGTCTTGTCCAAGGGCTGCTTTGCTCCTTGGAGAGTTACTGGTGGGTTGATACCCTCCACCACTCGGGGGCTTGCTGGCATTAGCAAGTAGGTCCTCTGTAGCCTCCTCCATGAAGATACGCAAGTGGCGTTAATGTTCTACTCACCAGAGAACTGCTAATGCTTTGCCACCCGACAACATCCACCTTTGAAAGGCTTTCAGCAATCCGTAACACtgtctcagctgctgcctttaATAATCATCTCCAACCCATTAAAACTGAAGGGGGGTTGAGCTCTTTATGCCTTGTTTTTAGCCCTCTTATTAATGACTTGTGTTTCCAGCGAAGAACCATAGACCGGTGTCACACCCTCAACTGTGGGCTGCCATGAGCTCGTTGCTGCTCAGAGACGATAGCCCTTAACAGCTTGCCATGACCCAAAGAGCTGCTGAAATCCTGCGCAGACCCTGCTGTCCGGTCTCCCCATAATCCCAGCACTCAGCATAGCCCTCACTGACAGCATGAACCTTCCCTTGGAAATTTGGCAGTGCTGAATGCTGACTTTAGGAGCCGTAATATTAAACGTAGTGCTTAGGGAGCACCGTGTCTGCTAGCCAGGGCTAAGCCTCTGTGTGGGTTTAACTCCCACTGAAGCATATTTAAGCAGGAAAATGACCCTGCTCCTGCGTCTAGTCCTAACCCCCTTCTCCTCCAGCCTGTGCTGGGCTGGCTGTCTTGCCCTGCGCTGATCCTGAGGGTCTGTAAAAGGAGAGGCAGACATCATGCATAAGGCTCACGTCTCCCTCGCATGGAGATGCTCCTCTCGTCCACTTGGAAGATTTTTCAGGATCTGCAGATCAAGAAGGACAGGAAACCCCAAGCTAAGGAAAGgtgggcagcagaggtgggGGAGAAGAGCTGGACCTAGCACAGCTCCTCAAGCACCATGTCCCTTCTCAAGGAGGATGGGTGCAGGCTGACCTCCACCTATGGCTTCGTGTGGCCAACAGGAGTCAAGTATTCTTCAGCATGTGCAAAACCAGCAGAATCTAGCCAGTTGCAGTTGGAATGGACATCACCATCTTGGATGCTTTTGTTCAGGTCTTCTCTGATCAGCTTTTTAGCCACTGAGTTGACATGCGTCATGCCAGTCGTGACTGACTTTGGCCTTGCATCCTGCAGTCAGTCAGGACAATTCAAACTGGGGTAGTGAAAATATCCACAAAACAATTCACTAGATGACCCACTCGGTCTTTCTCCCTGTAATTGCAGGGTTTGAGAGTAGAGAGCCCAGGCACGTGGTTTCCTTGCCCAGTCTTGCCGCAAGGATGCTGTTTACTCAcccaaaaatgaaaattgttcgTCCTGCAAAGCTGGACTAGTCGTATCTTGTAAGAGCAGCCGCGACTCTATTTTAGGGTTAGACATTAGATACATTTGATCCTGGTTTAAAACCAATTGCTCAGACCTAAAAAGAGTTTCTCCCATTCCTCCTTCTTCTAAGCATGTGTTTATGGCTTGCTGGAGATAACGACATGGCGCCACGTAGCCAGCCAAGTATAGCCGGGGTGACTAGGACCCCACAGAGATAACTGGGAGGTTCTTGTGGTCCCACTCAGTGGAGCCATGGTCACTTGGAGGACTCCTGACCTGACAAACA encodes:
- the P2RY2 gene encoding P2Y purinoceptor 2; its protein translation is MANLTTPQAWTRIVNTSLVTSSTGDNTYKCVFDEDFKYILLPVSYGIVCVVGLFLNLLALYVFIFRIKTWNASTTYMFNLAVSDTLYVVSLPLLVYYYAMGDNWPFSVGLCKIVRFLFYTNLYCSILFLLCISVHRFLGICFPLKSLQWGHVRYARRVSVIVWVVTVVCQSPVLFFVTTSMKRDSVTCHDTSRKDLFGQFVIYSSVMLVLLFCIPFLTIIVCYCLMARRLLQPTRGTSRMSQSKRKSVKMIIIVLVVFIVCFLPFHITRTLYYSFRSWDLSCQTLNAINLAYKVTRPLASTNSCLDPILYFLAGQRFMKFAGNKMPGKPQNEMALGVTPTAQLKTSNDTDMISKDGKS